A single Caldanaerobius fijiensis DSM 17918 DNA region contains:
- a CDS encoding sugar phosphate isomerase/epimerase family protein codes for MKLGVFMVLFQDRKLEDALDHIVELGVNVVEVGAGGYPGKAHCNPAELLKDPESIKKFKKAFDDRGVEISALSTHGNPVHPNKEIAKKFDEDFRNTVLLAEKLGVDRVITFSGCPGDSPTSQYPNWVTCPWPEDFLKVLDYQWNEVLIPYWQEAVKFANEHGVKRIALEMHPGFCVYNPETLLKLRKAVGPTIGANFDPSHLFWQGIDPVAAIRYLGDAIYFFHAKDTKIDPINTARIGVLDTKHYSDEINRAWIFRSVGYGHDYQVWKDIVSNLRMVGYDDVLSIEHEDSLFTSEEGFKKAVAFLKEVIPFEAKGGMYWA; via the coding sequence ATGAAGTTAGGTGTGTTTATGGTTTTATTTCAGGATAGGAAGCTGGAAGATGCCCTGGACCACATCGTGGAGTTGGGCGTGAATGTGGTAGAAGTTGGAGCGGGCGGATACCCCGGCAAGGCTCATTGCAATCCCGCAGAATTGCTCAAAGATCCAGAGAGCATAAAGAAATTTAAAAAGGCTTTTGATGACAGAGGGGTAGAGATAAGCGCATTGAGCACCCATGGCAATCCGGTGCACCCCAACAAAGAGATTGCTAAAAAATTCGATGAAGATTTCAGAAATACGGTGCTTCTGGCAGAAAAACTGGGAGTTGACAGGGTCATTACGTTCTCGGGTTGCCCTGGAGATTCACCTACTTCTCAGTATCCCAACTGGGTCACATGTCCATGGCCGGAAGATTTTCTGAAGGTATTGGATTATCAGTGGAATGAGGTATTGATTCCGTACTGGCAAGAGGCGGTCAAATTTGCCAATGAGCACGGTGTTAAGAGGATTGCACTGGAGATGCACCCTGGATTTTGCGTATACAACCCTGAAACGCTGCTCAAATTAAGAAAGGCTGTGGGACCGACTATCGGTGCCAACTTTGATCCCAGCCATCTCTTCTGGCAGGGCATAGATCCTGTGGCAGCTATCAGGTATCTGGGCGATGCTATCTATTTCTTCCACGCAAAAGACACCAAGATAGATCCTATCAACACAGCTAGGATTGGCGTTCTCGATACAAAACACTATAGCGATGAAATAAATAGGGCGTGGATATTCAGATCTGTAGGCTATGGCCATGATTATCAGGTCTGGAAGGATATCGTAAGCAATCTGAGAATGGTAGGGTATGACGATGTATTGAGCATAGAACACGAAGACAGCCTGTTTACTTCTGAAGAAGGTTTCAAGAAAGCAGTGGCGTTCTTAAAAGAGGTCATACCTTTTGAGGCAAAAGGCGGCATGTACTGGGCTTAA
- the lysA gene encoding diaminopimelate decarboxylase, which produces MKVNSKNHLEIGGCDAVRLAKKFGTPLYVIDEDLVRQTCKRYYDSFMKKNNGLVLYASKAFMNMAMVRLIDEEGLGLDVVSGGEIYTAVQAGFPMNKVYFNGNNKSPEELVFALKSGVGRIIVDNFYELEILNHIAGTLGKKADILIRITPGIEAHTHEYIMTGQLDSKFGFNVPDGQAMKAIDMAIKMPNLNLKGIHCHIGSQIFDMQSYKHEVEITTSFIRQIKDETGYEAEELDLGGGFGVYYTEEDDPATIEDYADMVFSTLNKMVNKLDIKMPKVIVEPGRSIIANAGITLYTVGAIKEIPGIRKYISVDGGMTDNPRLALYGAKYEAVIANKVFEKNSEVVSIAGKCCESGDMLIWDICLPHIVPGDIIAVLSTGAYNYSMASNYNRLTKPAVVLVKDGRADIIVKRETYEDLVRNDVIPARLSKNSYQDISEDASVSAI; this is translated from the coding sequence ATGAAGGTCAATTCTAAAAATCACCTGGAAATAGGTGGATGTGATGCTGTTCGATTAGCTAAAAAATTTGGAACTCCTCTATACGTTATCGATGAAGATCTTGTTCGCCAAACGTGCAAGAGATATTATGATTCTTTTATGAAAAAGAATAATGGGCTGGTTTTATACGCTTCCAAAGCCTTCATGAACATGGCTATGGTCCGTTTGATCGATGAAGAAGGATTAGGCCTAGATGTCGTTTCAGGAGGCGAAATATATACTGCTGTTCAGGCCGGATTCCCAATGAACAAGGTGTATTTTAACGGCAATAACAAGAGCCCAGAAGAGCTGGTATTTGCTCTCAAATCCGGTGTAGGACGTATTATAGTGGATAATTTTTATGAATTAGAAATTCTAAACCATATAGCAGGTACATTGGGTAAAAAAGCAGATATTCTCATAAGGATAACGCCGGGAATAGAAGCCCACACCCATGAATACATTATGACGGGGCAACTGGATTCAAAATTTGGATTTAACGTCCCCGATGGCCAGGCCATGAAAGCTATTGATATGGCGATAAAGATGCCGAATTTAAATTTAAAAGGTATCCACTGCCACATAGGCTCCCAGATCTTCGATATGCAATCGTATAAGCATGAAGTAGAAATAACCACAAGTTTTATAAGGCAGATAAAAGATGAAACAGGTTACGAAGCAGAAGAACTGGATCTAGGCGGTGGTTTTGGGGTATATTATACTGAAGAAGATGATCCAGCCACTATAGAAGACTACGCTGATATGGTGTTTAGCACTTTGAACAAAATGGTAAATAAACTTGATATAAAAATGCCGAAAGTAATTGTCGAACCTGGAAGGTCTATTATAGCCAATGCTGGCATAACCTTGTATACTGTCGGCGCCATCAAGGAGATACCAGGCATAAGAAAGTATATCTCGGTAGACGGCGGTATGACAGACAATCCGCGGCTGGCTTTATACGGTGCTAAGTATGAAGCCGTCATCGCCAACAAGGTCTTTGAAAAAAATAGCGAGGTCGTTTCCATCGCAGGTAAGTGTTGTGAATCTGGAGATATGTTGATCTGGGATATATGTCTTCCTCATATAGTCCCAGGAGATATCATCGCCGTATTGAGCACAGGAGCATACAATTATTCCATGGCCAGTAATTACAACCGGCTCACAAAACCCGCTGTGGTGTTGGTAAAAGATGGCCGTGCAGACATCATCGTAAAGCGCGAAACATATGAAGATCTGGTGAGAAATGATGTTATTCCTGCCAGGCTAAGCAAAAATAGCTACCAGGATATAAGTGAAGATGCCAGCGTCAGCGCTATATAA
- a CDS encoding NAD(P)/FAD-dependent oxidoreductase, producing MKVAIVGAGISGLACAYQLESYGIDPIIFEAQSAVGGGYNHVAAILQVFTRSIKDPLRYEKYKYDIPIQPTAVINKIIMNGPTKKSIIRGNNLGYFFVRGPEEGSLESNLFKLIKSNINFNTKIDDLEPLKREFDYVVVATGSNQFTKLYGCWQDLMETWLKGAVILGEFDPNVLMMWINIVYAKSGYAYLAPYDSRRALLALMVPYIKKDELETNWQTFLKIENITNERVEEFVIQHKSGNVYPHTVENVYFVGNAGGILEPFLGFGQFHALLSGSIAAKCIVEAKDYEQEIKYIHEEFMKMLTFRKALDALTNRGFDFIVGLLGFPGFNKIIYNTGLNVVRYASWLVDNAYNRFWGEKPLR from the coding sequence ATGAAAGTGGCGATCGTAGGGGCAGGTATATCAGGTCTTGCGTGTGCGTACCAGTTGGAGAGCTACGGAATTGATCCCATCATATTTGAAGCTCAATCTGCTGTGGGCGGTGGATATAATCATGTTGCCGCGATTTTACAGGTATTCACGAGATCTATAAAGGATCCTCTAAGATATGAAAAATATAAATACGATATACCGATACAGCCGACAGCTGTTATAAATAAGATCATCATGAATGGACCTACTAAGAAAAGTATTATACGCGGCAATAACCTTGGGTACTTTTTTGTGAGAGGACCTGAAGAGGGTTCTCTGGAGAGTAACTTGTTTAAACTTATAAAATCCAACATAAATTTTAATACGAAGATCGATGACCTTGAGCCTCTAAAAAGGGAATTTGATTATGTGGTGGTAGCCACTGGAAGCAATCAATTTACGAAATTATACGGCTGCTGGCAGGATCTCATGGAAACGTGGCTTAAAGGGGCTGTGATATTAGGAGAGTTTGATCCCAATGTACTGATGATGTGGATAAATATTGTTTATGCAAAATCGGGATATGCGTACTTAGCACCATATGATTCCAGAAGGGCCTTACTGGCTTTAATGGTTCCTTACATTAAAAAAGACGAGTTAGAAACCAACTGGCAGACATTTTTGAAAATAGAGAATATAACAAATGAAAGAGTGGAGGAATTTGTTATTCAACATAAGTCCGGAAATGTCTATCCCCATACAGTAGAAAACGTCTATTTTGTAGGCAATGCCGGAGGGATTTTGGAACCGTTTCTTGGATTTGGCCAATTTCATGCCTTGCTATCGGGTAGTATTGCAGCTAAATGCATAGTAGAAGCGAAAGATTACGAGCAAGAGATTAAATATATCCATGAAGAATTTATGAAGATGCTGACTTTTAGAAAGGCCCTGGATGCATTGACGAATAGAGGCTTTGATTTCATCGTCGGGTTATTGGGTTTTCCAGGCTTTAACAAGATCATTTACAATACAGGTCTAAATGTGGTCAGGTATGCTTCCTGGCTTGTCGATAATGCATACAACAGGTTTTGGGGTGAAAAGCCTTTAAGGTGA
- a CDS encoding 50S ribosomal protein L25 — protein sequence METVNLEVKTREAGKSAARKLREKNLIPAVVYGKGLDSLPIAVNASKFNEIYKKHGHSTILNLVLDGQVIPGIIKEVQYGILDNKIIHIDFQRVSMEEDIEAEVPIVVEGTGLIESKGAIVQHQLREVSVRCKAKDLPESITVDVSNMEIGDVVKVSDLSVAEAVKILDDPEEIVLSIIVPEISEVEEEEQPEEAEKE from the coding sequence ATGGAAACTGTCAATCTTGAGGTAAAGACAAGAGAAGCAGGGAAAAGTGCTGCTCGCAAATTGAGGGAGAAAAATCTAATTCCTGCTGTTGTCTATGGGAAAGGTTTGGACAGTTTACCTATAGCCGTTAATGCATCAAAGTTCAACGAGATATATAAAAAGCACGGCCATAGCACGATTTTAAACCTGGTACTGGATGGCCAGGTGATACCTGGGATCATAAAAGAGGTGCAGTATGGTATCCTGGATAACAAGATAATACATATTGACTTCCAGCGAGTTTCTATGGAAGAGGATATTGAGGCAGAGGTCCCGATAGTGGTGGAAGGAACAGGTCTTATAGAGAGCAAAGGTGCTATTGTACAGCACCAGTTGAGAGAAGTGTCTGTGAGGTGTAAGGCTAAGGATCTACCTGAGAGTATTACGGTAGATGTATCTAATATGGAGATTGGAGATGTGGTTAAAGTGTCTGATCTCTCTGTGGCAGAAGCCGTTAAGATTCTTGATGACCCTGAGGAGATTGTCTTATCTATAATAGTTCCTGAAATCAGCGAAGTTGAGGAAGAAGAGCAGCCAGAAGAGGCTGAAAAAGAATAG
- a CDS encoding NAD(P)/FAD-dependent oxidoreductase produces MRVAIVGAGISGLACAHELERLGINPVIFERRFTVGDFHQHSGVILGIFTRPIRDLFRYIEDNYDITLFPLNNVNEITVYGPGRKTVVRGEGLGYTFLKGQDENSIENQLRRLVKSKINFNIHADYRVLSKEYDYVVVASGNHLISSDIGIWRMTMHTFIKGAVILGDFNPQAMHMWFNTRFAGSGYGYMIPFDNKRATLGLVVPHISQGDIDEHWDLFLKTIKLDNPIVETFEQDLAVGYCTSHIIDNMYFVGNAAGLLNPLLCFGTITSLLSGIYAARAMVQKKDYEDMLKPLVNQIADLTTFRNYIDKLDDRGFDKIIRLLSVPGVKQMFYNSNVDVWRLGARLLGLKKTIRD; encoded by the coding sequence GTGAGAGTGGCGATTGTTGGTGCTGGTATATCGGGGCTTGCATGTGCCCATGAGCTAGAGAGGCTTGGGATAAATCCCGTGATATTTGAGAGGCGTTTTACAGTAGGAGATTTTCATCAACATTCTGGGGTCATACTAGGGATATTTACCAGACCGATACGTGACCTGTTTAGATATATTGAGGATAACTATGATATAACCCTTTTTCCTCTGAATAACGTCAACGAAATAACTGTGTATGGCCCGGGGCGAAAAACTGTAGTCAGGGGTGAAGGATTAGGGTATACATTTTTGAAAGGACAGGATGAAAATTCTATTGAGAATCAGTTGAGGCGTTTGGTTAAGTCTAAGATTAATTTTAATATCCACGCAGATTATAGGGTTTTAAGCAAGGAATACGACTATGTGGTTGTGGCATCGGGAAACCATCTCATAAGCAGCGATATAGGCATATGGCGGATGACGATGCACACCTTTATCAAAGGAGCTGTAATATTGGGGGATTTTAATCCTCAAGCCATGCACATGTGGTTTAATACCCGATTTGCCGGTTCAGGTTATGGTTATATGATACCTTTTGATAATAAGAGGGCGACATTGGGATTGGTGGTACCCCATATAAGCCAAGGCGATATAGATGAACACTGGGATCTTTTTTTAAAAACTATTAAACTTGATAATCCTATAGTTGAGACTTTTGAGCAAGATTTGGCGGTTGGGTACTGTACATCTCATATAATTGATAACATGTACTTTGTGGGCAATGCAGCGGGGCTTTTAAACCCTCTTTTGTGTTTTGGAACGATTACGTCACTTTTAAGCGGTATATATGCGGCAAGAGCTATGGTTCAGAAAAAGGATTACGAAGATATGTTAAAGCCTCTTGTAAACCAGATTGCCGATTTAACAACTTTTAGAAATTACATAGATAAGCTAGACGATAGGGGATTTGACAAGATTATAAGATTATTATCGGTGCCAGGAGTAAAACAGATGTTTTATAACTCAAATGTGGATGTTTGGCGATTAGGAGCGAGGCTGCTGGGTTTAAAGAAGACTATACGAGATTAA
- a CDS encoding aldose 1-epimerase family protein encodes MKIFGEELSAQELKKYFGDMSQIADIRRCIISEGRATGTDIFDVKTGSGLVYTVLPNRGMDIADASYKGVPLSFISKTGIVSSQYYASESTGFLRNFFGGLLTTCGLMNAGPQCEVDGEMHRMHGRISNTPAYQVGYQCSWVGDEYELMMQGTVKESRLFGENLTLKRTIVSRLGQSVIKIHDVITNEGFDDTPFMLLYHMNLGYPVVSRHSLFIVPSRNVVARDEEAKKGIDDWERMQDPTHGYREQVFFHDLASDADGNTLYGVINEKLSMGVYFRINKNQLPCFTQWKMMGEQDYTLGLEPGVNIPEGRLAAHNNGHLKVLKPQEEYVVDIEFGVIEGPDAIEDFKHRVKSLMK; translated from the coding sequence ATGAAAATTTTTGGAGAAGAGCTCAGCGCGCAAGAATTGAAAAAGTACTTTGGCGACATGTCCCAAATAGCTGACATAAGGCGCTGCATCATATCTGAGGGTCGAGCCACAGGAACAGATATCTTTGATGTCAAAACCGGAAGCGGCCTTGTTTATACGGTACTCCCCAACAGGGGTATGGATATAGCAGATGCAAGCTACAAGGGAGTGCCTTTAAGTTTTATTAGTAAGACTGGTATAGTCTCATCTCAATATTATGCATCAGAGAGCACGGGATTTCTTAGAAACTTCTTTGGTGGCCTTTTGACCACTTGTGGGCTTATGAATGCGGGTCCCCAGTGTGAAGTGGATGGGGAGATGCACAGGATGCATGGTCGTATTTCCAATACGCCGGCATATCAGGTGGGGTATCAGTGCTCCTGGGTTGGGGATGAATATGAGCTGATGATGCAGGGCACTGTGAAAGAATCAAGGCTTTTTGGAGAAAATTTAACGCTGAAGCGGACCATAGTGTCCCGCCTAGGGCAAAGCGTCATTAAAATCCACGACGTCATAACAAATGAAGGCTTTGATGACACACCTTTTATGCTTTTATACCACATGAACCTGGGATATCCGGTGGTAAGCAGACATTCGCTATTTATAGTTCCTTCCAGGAATGTGGTGGCGAGGGATGAAGAGGCAAAAAAAGGGATAGATGATTGGGAAAGGATGCAGGATCCTACCCATGGTTATAGAGAACAGGTGTTTTTTCACGATCTGGCATCCGATGCTGATGGAAATACATTATATGGCGTCATAAATGAGAAGCTATCCATGGGCGTTTATTTTCGCATAAATAAGAACCAGCTGCCGTGCTTTACTCAATGGAAAATGATGGGCGAGCAGGATTATACGTTGGGTCTGGAGCCGGGAGTAAATATACCTGAGGGGCGATTAGCTGCACATAATAATGGACATTTGAAGGTCTTGAAACCCCAGGAAGAGTACGTAGTAGACATAGAATTTGGTGTAATCGAGGGGCCAGATGCCATAGAGGACTTTAAACACCGCGTCAAAAGCTTGATGAAATAA
- the recD2 gene encoding SF1B family DNA helicase RecD2, with protein sequence MVELNGLVNEVIFHNKSNGYTVLELSCEDGEVVCVGTMPMISEGSEITVEGEWTVHPDYGQQLRVYRYKTAVSKTRSGLIRYLSSGLIPGIGKSLAEKIVEKFKEDTIDIITEHPEKLLEIKGIGESRIKDISRALTEQREIMRLYEFLYQYDISPNFAVKIYKTYGQDSLNIIKQNPYRLCIDIPGLGFTRVDRIGLSLGIAQDDVNRVASCARYVLMQSCVNGHTYLPEDVLRELVNQYIPVTEERLGEALTDLFRQGQVTFDTIDGKAVIYYAPFYQAEVNVSKKLFEMAVTEVEELPVDFGKTLDKVASETGIHLSNQQKEAVIQSFKNGVLIITGGPGTGKTTIINYIIRIYEGFNKKVALAAPTGRAAKRMTEATGKEAKTIHRLLEYGKKDDDEDDIISGGFFHKNESDQLDFDVIIIDEMSMVDILLMNNLLKAVKPGTRLILVGDADQLPSVGAGDVLRDMINCGIIPVIRLEEIFRQAQQSLIVVNAHRINRGYMPIFNDRDNDFFFIKRSTQQEVLDEIIDLVKNRLPRAYGFDPLKDIQVLCPMKKGVVSVFNLNAQLQKALNPNSRYRKDMDFAVGDKVMQIRNNYDIEWEKPNGEKGTGVYNGDIGYVEQIDLDGQYLTVIFDDERRVHFDFYMLEDLMLAYAITIHKSQGSEFPAVIIPVTWGPKVLLTRNLLYTAVTRAKKLVVLVGQERYIKEMVDNDMIASRYSGLCHRLKKGILVVERR encoded by the coding sequence ATGGTTGAGTTGAATGGCTTGGTAAATGAGGTGATCTTTCACAATAAATCTAATGGTTACACCGTCCTGGAACTTTCGTGCGAAGATGGTGAAGTGGTATGTGTTGGGACTATGCCCATGATAAGTGAGGGTTCAGAGATAACAGTAGAAGGCGAATGGACTGTTCATCCCGATTATGGGCAACAGCTAAGGGTGTACAGGTATAAAACAGCGGTATCCAAGACCAGATCCGGTCTTATTAGATATCTATCTTCAGGGCTTATACCAGGAATAGGTAAATCATTGGCAGAAAAAATTGTGGAAAAATTCAAAGAGGATACTATTGATATCATAACAGAGCACCCCGAAAAACTGTTGGAGATAAAGGGTATAGGCGAATCCAGGATTAAGGATATATCCAGGGCTTTAACTGAACAAAGGGAGATCATGAGGCTTTACGAATTCCTGTATCAATACGATATAAGCCCGAATTTTGCGGTTAAGATATACAAGACCTATGGCCAGGACAGCTTAAATATAATAAAGCAAAATCCGTATCGATTGTGTATAGATATACCAGGGCTGGGTTTTACCAGGGTAGACCGGATAGGGCTCAGCCTGGGTATCGCACAGGATGATGTCAACAGGGTGGCATCCTGTGCCCGGTATGTCCTCATGCAGTCATGTGTAAACGGTCATACGTATTTGCCTGAGGATGTGCTACGCGAGCTGGTCAACCAGTATATTCCCGTAACCGAAGAGCGCTTAGGCGAAGCGCTGACAGATCTATTCAGACAAGGACAGGTGACCTTTGATACTATAGACGGCAAGGCGGTTATTTACTATGCACCTTTTTATCAGGCAGAAGTCAATGTCAGCAAAAAGCTTTTTGAAATGGCCGTGACCGAGGTCGAGGAATTGCCCGTAGATTTTGGCAAAACATTGGATAAAGTGGCTTCAGAGACAGGTATACATCTCTCAAATCAGCAGAAGGAAGCGGTTATCCAGTCATTTAAAAACGGTGTCTTGATTATAACGGGAGGGCCTGGTACAGGTAAAACCACAATCATCAATTATATAATACGAATATACGAGGGATTTAACAAAAAGGTGGCTTTAGCAGCTCCTACAGGTAGAGCTGCTAAACGCATGACCGAAGCCACAGGGAAAGAGGCAAAAACCATTCACAGGCTGCTTGAATATGGTAAAAAAGATGATGACGAGGATGATATCATCTCAGGAGGTTTTTTTCATAAAAATGAGAGCGATCAACTGGATTTTGACGTGATAATAATCGATGAAATGTCCATGGTCGACATACTCCTTATGAATAACCTTTTAAAAGCGGTTAAACCTGGGACCAGATTGATACTTGTAGGAGATGCAGATCAGCTGCCATCGGTGGGCGCTGGCGATGTATTAAGGGATATGATAAACTGTGGTATTATACCTGTTATAAGGCTTGAAGAAATTTTTCGCCAGGCCCAGCAGAGCCTTATTGTAGTAAATGCTCACAGGATAAATCGCGGCTATATGCCTATTTTTAATGATAGAGATAACGACTTTTTCTTTATAAAGAGGTCTACGCAACAGGAAGTACTTGACGAGATAATAGATTTAGTGAAAAATAGGTTGCCCAGGGCCTATGGATTTGACCCTTTAAAGGATATACAGGTACTGTGTCCTATGAAAAAAGGCGTTGTAAGTGTTTTTAATCTGAATGCGCAGCTTCAAAAAGCTTTAAATCCTAATAGCAGGTATCGAAAGGATATGGATTTCGCTGTTGGGGATAAAGTCATGCAGATAAGAAATAACTACGATATAGAATGGGAAAAACCCAATGGAGAAAAAGGTACAGGTGTGTACAACGGAGATATAGGTTATGTTGAGCAGATAGATTTAGATGGGCAATATCTTACTGTGATTTTTGACGATGAGCGCAGGGTGCACTTTGACTTTTATATGTTAGAGGATTTGATGCTGGCATATGCTATTACCATCCACAAAAGCCAGGGCAGCGAATTTCCTGCCGTCATCATACCTGTTACATGGGGGCCAAAGGTCCTTTTGACGAGAAACCTTCTCTACACAGCTGTGACCAGGGCCAAAAAGCTGGTGGTACTTGTGGGACAGGAAAGGTATATAAAGGAAATGGTGGATAACGATATGATCGCATCCCGGTATTCAGGTCTTTGTCATAGGCTTAAAAAAGGCATTTTGGTGGTGGAGAGAAGGTGA
- a CDS encoding PTS galactitol transporter subunit IIC — MAALSYILSFKAYVMLPIVIFIIALMISIKPGQALMSSLTLGVGLAGIFIVIDFLVSNVGPAIGSLISHTGLNYPVLDVGWPSLAAMAWASDIGVVAIPMVLLINAIMISMNMTRTIDVDIWNYWHFVLLGVMVKKATGNFYMAVLATAVIAIITLKLADWTAPFIEKRFGFKGISVPTVSAITFFPIGVIGNAVIERIPYIRDLHANPDTIKKRFGVLGEPVIIGFVIGDFLGILAGYDVKGILQLGVSLAAVMVLLPAMAEILVRGLTPISEGIKRFMERRFPGRDKLYLSVDPALLLGNTSVLVTGLLLMPLSIALAFVIPGNRIIPLADLTNLMTTISMVILATNSNVIRALIIGIPIVIIDLVISSRMAAFFTSLMHLYKVAGQKGYSGLMSSFTDGGNPLRYWIFEVFKGNVLAYASLPLLALLLYASWYAYKRFKNSENKGGISDSV, encoded by the coding sequence ATGGCCGCACTGTCATATATACTCAGCTTTAAGGCATACGTAATGCTTCCTATTGTCATATTTATCATCGCATTGATGATATCTATAAAACCGGGTCAGGCTTTGATGTCATCTCTTACCCTGGGCGTAGGGCTTGCGGGTATCTTTATTGTAATAGATTTCCTTGTATCTAATGTGGGACCTGCCATAGGCAGCCTTATAAGTCACACGGGATTGAATTATCCGGTGCTGGATGTAGGTTGGCCTTCTCTGGCTGCTATGGCGTGGGCTTCTGATATAGGTGTGGTTGCCATACCTATGGTGCTTTTAATCAATGCGATCATGATTTCGATGAATATGACCAGGACTATAGACGTAGACATATGGAACTACTGGCATTTCGTGTTATTAGGTGTTATGGTGAAAAAGGCCACAGGTAATTTTTACATGGCTGTGCTTGCTACCGCTGTCATTGCAATAATAACGCTAAAGCTGGCAGATTGGACGGCGCCTTTTATTGAAAAACGTTTTGGATTTAAAGGAATATCAGTGCCTACGGTATCTGCCATCACGTTTTTCCCGATTGGCGTTATAGGAAATGCCGTAATCGAAAGGATACCATATATCAGAGATCTCCATGCTAATCCTGATACAATTAAAAAGCGATTTGGGGTATTGGGTGAACCTGTGATCATAGGCTTTGTCATAGGCGATTTTTTGGGTATTTTGGCTGGATACGATGTAAAAGGTATTCTTCAGTTGGGAGTGAGTCTGGCAGCAGTTATGGTGCTTTTGCCTGCTATGGCGGAAATACTTGTGAGAGGGCTTACTCCCATATCTGAGGGCATAAAGCGATTTATGGAGAGGAGGTTTCCAGGCAGGGATAAGTTGTATTTGAGCGTGGATCCTGCCCTTCTTTTGGGGAATACATCTGTTCTTGTGACAGGATTGTTGCTCATGCCCTTATCCATTGCGCTGGCTTTTGTTATACCGGGTAACAGGATAATACCACTGGCAGATTTAACCAATCTTATGACTACAATATCCATGGTGATTCTGGCTACTAACAGCAATGTGATTAGGGCGTTGATCATTGGCATACCTATTGTCATCATAGATCTTGTCATTTCATCGAGAATGGCTGCTTTTTTTACAAGCCTTATGCATCTCTACAAGGTTGCAGGGCAGAAAGGTTATAGTGGCCTTATGAGCAGTTTTACAGATGGAGGCAATCCGCTGCGATACTGGATTTTTGAGGTGTTTAAAGGGAATGTATTGGCATACGCATCGTTACCCTTATTGGCGCTCCTGCTTTATGCATCGTGGTATGCGTATAAGAGATTTAAGAATAGTGAAAATAAAGGAGGAATTTCTGATTCTGTGTAG